A single region of the Pseudomonas mandelii genome encodes:
- a CDS encoding type I secretion system permease/ATPase — MTSMEPGNIGVDPRLSFDDPLLDGLLILCKLHGATVSRASLSAGLPLNKQRLSLDLLPRAAARASLQARVLRRELADISALNLPVMLILNNGRTAILRRYGDDGRLLILPSEADGGEQWVSREELAENYSGQALFARPRHELEDLRSPLVPRVEAWFRDTLKLSKWLYSDAILASFLINLLGLMVPLFVMQTYDRVVPNQATSTLWVLSIGLLIGTGFELVLRVVRAHLLDTAGKKTDVILSATLFERITGMAMKARPATIGGFAQSIHDFQGLREFLTAVTLTSLIDLPFAVLMLVVIGLLGGWLVVIPLLAFPITIIFAMVIQVRLRDTVQKSLSLGAERQALLIETLGGLETLKACSAESERQHKWESTHGALTRLDSHARNLSALATNGTLFIQQFSGMATIVAGVYSIIAGNLSVGALVATYMLGSRVLAPLGQIAGLITRYQQAQLTMKSTDALMSLPQERDAHQRPLERTQLQGAMDVSGVTFHYNGQNAPALANISFSVKPGERIGIIGRSGSGKSTLARLVMGFYAPEEGQLLLDGLDLRQLDVADLRQQIGYVAHDLPLLAGSLRDNLTLGARYISDSRMLEVAELTGVTELARQHPQGFDRPVGERGQLLSGGQRQAVLLARALLLDPPIMLLDEPTSAMDNSSEDVLRQKLHGWVQGKTLLLVTHRTSMLSLVDRLLVLDNGRIVADGPKEAVIDALRKGRVGSAAV, encoded by the coding sequence TTGACCAGCATGGAACCCGGCAACATCGGTGTCGATCCGCGCCTGAGCTTCGATGACCCGCTACTGGACGGTCTGTTGATCCTCTGCAAACTCCACGGCGCGACGGTCAGTCGCGCCAGCCTGAGTGCCGGGCTGCCACTGAACAAACAACGCTTGAGCCTGGACCTGCTGCCCCGTGCAGCAGCCCGGGCCAGCTTGCAGGCGCGGGTGCTGCGCCGTGAACTGGCGGACATTTCCGCGCTCAACCTGCCTGTGATGCTGATCCTGAACAACGGCCGCACCGCCATCCTGCGACGCTATGGCGATGACGGCCGGTTGCTGATCCTGCCCAGCGAAGCGGACGGTGGCGAACAATGGGTCAGCCGTGAAGAACTGGCTGAAAATTACAGCGGCCAGGCCTTGTTCGCCCGGCCCCGCCATGAACTCGAAGACCTGCGCTCGCCGCTGGTGCCGCGTGTGGAAGCGTGGTTTCGCGACACCTTGAAGCTGTCGAAATGGCTGTACAGCGATGCGATTCTGGCGAGTTTCCTGATCAACCTCCTGGGGCTGATGGTGCCGCTGTTCGTGATGCAAACCTACGACCGCGTGGTGCCGAACCAGGCCACGTCGACCTTGTGGGTGCTGTCGATCGGCTTGCTGATCGGCACCGGTTTCGAACTGGTGCTGCGGGTGGTGCGCGCGCACTTGCTGGACACCGCCGGGAAGAAAACCGACGTGATTCTTTCCGCGACCTTGTTCGAACGCATCACTGGCATGGCGATGAAAGCGCGGCCGGCGACCATCGGCGGTTTCGCCCAGAGCATCCACGACTTCCAGGGCCTGCGTGAATTCCTCACTGCCGTCACGCTGACCAGCCTGATCGACCTGCCCTTTGCCGTGTTGATGCTGGTGGTGATCGGCCTGCTCGGCGGCTGGCTGGTGGTGATTCCATTGTTGGCGTTTCCGATTACGATCATTTTCGCGATGGTCATTCAGGTGCGCCTGCGCGACACCGTGCAGAAAAGCCTGAGCCTCGGCGCCGAGCGCCAGGCCCTGCTGATCGAAACCCTCGGCGGCCTGGAAACCCTCAAAGCGTGCAGCGCCGAAAGCGAGCGCCAGCACAAATGGGAAAGCACCCACGGCGCCCTCACCCGCCTCGACAGCCATGCGCGCAATCTGTCGGCGCTGGCCACCAACGGCACGCTGTTCATCCAGCAATTCTCCGGCATGGCGACCATCGTCGCCGGCGTCTACAGCATCATCGCCGGCAACCTCAGCGTTGGTGCGCTGGTGGCGACCTACATGCTCGGCAGCCGCGTACTCGCACCCTTGGGGCAGATCGCCGGTTTGATCACCCGCTACCAGCAAGCGCAACTGACCATGAAAAGCACCGATGCGCTGATGTCCTTGCCGCAAGAGCGCGACGCCCACCAGCGGCCGCTGGAGCGCACTCAGTTGCAAGGCGCGATGGATGTCAGTGGCGTGACCTTCCACTACAACGGCCAGAACGCCCCTGCCCTGGCCAACATCAGTTTCAGCGTCAAACCCGGCGAACGGATCGGCATCATCGGTCGCAGCGGCTCGGGTAAAAGCACCCTGGCGCGATTGGTGATGGGGTTCTATGCGCCGGAAGAAGGCCAGTTGCTGCTCGATGGCCTGGACCTGCGGCAACTCGATGTCGCCGACCTGCGCCAGCAAATCGGTTACGTCGCCCATGACCTGCCGCTGCTGGCCGGCAGCCTGCGCGACAACCTGACCCTGGGCGCGCGTTACATCAGCGATTCACGGATGCTCGAAGTCGCCGAACTGACCGGTGTCACCGAGCTGGCGCGTCAGCATCCGCAAGGTTTTGACCGGCCCGTGGGCGAACGCGGGCAGTTGCTGTCCGGCGGTCAACGCCAGGCAGTGCTGCTGGCCCGGGCCTTGTTGCTGGATCCGCCGATCATGCTGCTCGACGAACCCACCAGCGCCATGGACAACAGCAGCGAAGATGTCTTGCGGCAAAAACTCCACGGCTGGGTGCAGGGCAAGACCTTGCTGCTGGTGACCCACCGCACCTCGATGCTCAGCCTGGTGGATCGGCTGCTGGTGCTGGATAACGGGCGGATCGTTGCCGACGGTCCGAAAGAAGCGGTCATCGATGCACTGCGCAAGGGCCGTGTCGGCTCTGCGGCTGTCTAG